TTAGTACTATTGGGACAGTTCAACATGTTAATCTTGTTCGGTTAAGAGGTTTCTGCTCCGAAGGCTCCAAAAAGTTATTGGTTTATGATTACATGCCAAATGGCTCCTTAGAATTCCATCTCTTTCAGAATAACTCCTCCAAGATCATGGACTGGAAAATGAGGTACCAAATCGCGCTCGGCACGGCCAGGGGATTGACTTATCTTCATGATAGTTGTAGAGACTGCATCATACACTGTGATGTCAAGCCTGAGAACATCCTTCTAGAtgctcaattttgtcccaaagtCGCAGATTTCGGCCTTGCAAAGCTTGTTGGAAGAGAATTCAGCAGGGTCCTTACAACAATGAGAGGAACAAGAGGCTACCTTGCCCCTGAATGGATCTCTGGGGTGGCCATAACCCCCAAAGCAGATGTCTACAGCTACGGAATGATGCTTTTCGAGTTTGTATCCGGCAAGAGGAACTCTGAGCCTTGTGATGATGGCAGAGTGAAGTTCTTCCCTACATGGGCTGCTACTCTTGTAACTGAAGGCAGCAATGTCCTTAGCCTCTTGGACCCTAGGTTGGAGGCGAATGCGGATGTTGAAGAGGTCACTAGAATAATCAAAGTAGCTTCTTGGTGTGTCCAAGATGATGAATCTCATAGGCCAACCATGGCTCAGGTTGTTCAGATACTTGAAGGGATCTTGGATGTCGCTTCGCCTCCCATTCCAAGAACCCTTCAAGTGTTTCTGGACAACCAGGAGGACATAGTTTTCTTCACCGATTCCAACTCTTCCAACCAGAGCTCACAGGTGAAGAGCACCACCACTGTCTCAACAACATCATCTCAACCTAAAAGTAACATCTCTTCAGCAAGCTCCAAGTCCTTAGGAGGAAATTAATTAGTGGAAAATTAGTTGTAATAATGTAATGTTTGTGTCTTAATAATACAATATTCTCTATCCATGATTGCTAGCAGCTTGTATATTCATTCAATAGACATAACCCTTTACATTACAAGTTGCATTAGCTGATACTACTTGAAAATATGTTTCAGTTCAACAATAATTAAAGATCACTTTGTAGAAGGTCATGCATATACTCTTACATGGAATCCATCGAAGAAAATGAACGATGTTTGGGCATGGTTCCCTGAAGAACACGCATGCATTCGAAAGAGAAGTATATTGGATAAGGTCAATTTAACGTGTTGTAGTTGTCACAAGTCACAATACACCATCTTCTTTAATTAATAAGCCTACAACAAAAGATGACGCCAAACTGCAAAAGGAAAAATCTGATATTTCATTAGGTAATCACCAAAAAAATGTATGCATCACTTTTGATGTCACTAATGATATGAATAGACAATTTcaatcttgtttttctttttgtattaCCAAAAGCAACATAGTACAACAGGGTaagaactttttcttttctttttaaaaaagaaaaattagaagcaCTATTTCTTTGGAAGTTTCTTTTCGCCCACAAACCTTCTATTTCAGATCTTTGGCGTGTTGCTGCAATGCATTGCGTCACAGTATGTATTTATATGCTGGTAAATAAATATCAAACAAGCAGCAACTTTCAATATGaatgtaaaattcaaaataatacGGCATATAGTTGATTCTTTCTCTAACGAGGATACGTTAGGCCTAGCCCAATTTAGTAAAATAGAGTTGGTAATTAGTTGAGCATATTATTCGACTAAAAAGAATTGACACATGACCTAAAAATTTAGAATGTATTTTACAAAGATACAAGTCATAAATATTTTTGTAAGTGTTTATTAAGTTTAGAGACACGCCCTGATTTTAGTGAGTTGATCTtagtaaattcattttttttatataaacaaaaagTGAAATGATGAaactagtattttttttttttttgagtaacCAGGGAATCAACattataataactaattttagctAATATTATACCATATTATCAAATAAACCTAatataaattttactaaaaatgagtttttgttaaatttggattttagataatttttaaattgagttttgaattttttttaaaagaattttaaaattttttttcttattttaaattttgactGTAATATTGGGTGTAAAATATTGGTTCTTaaaactttctttctttttttatttgattaatgTTTAATTATAGCATTAATATATGATTTGGATGAGTTTGTATTACCTTAGTTTTATCATATTTTCTCCTCTCCTTTTGATTTGAAGAACATAGTATGCATCTAAGCCAACTTTAGGNNNNNNNNNNNNNNNNNNNNNNNNNNNNNNNNNNNNNNNNNNNNNNNNNNNNNNNNNNNNNNNNNNNNNNNNNccaaaaaaacaaaaacagaagggGAAAAATGTTCAATCAATAATAACATCAAATACATCAAGATCAACAtcaacagtatcacagatttcaGGTCCTAGAATGGCAAAGTTCCTTCTTTGCAATACACTTACCCACACGTAAGGAAAACCAACATCTTCATGTGCAAGGAACTATGCAAGAGTACGAATTCAACCATGCATAAAGGACAAAGAAAATGTTCTATTATTAGGCATGAAAAAATAGAAACATTATTGATATATAACCTTTCATATTACTTCATTCTATCATCTTCAACTTTTGAAAGAAGTGGTTTCATGATATGATATTAGAATTTTATCTTTGAAAAGACCTacgcaaaaatcaaacaaactcaaAAGATACTCTTACTTGAGAAAGTATATTGAGATATAATAactatttatttatgttttttttatacaACTTAAATTTTTAGGAGAAGTAACATTATGACAAAtattttcttaaaatattaaTACGATACAACATAAATAAGAATTACAGTTTCTATAATCTCATTAAttgttatttgttatttatttttatatctgtTATGTCAAAACTAGAGATTGAATCTTCTTATTATTCACTACCCGTGAATATTGCGTTGAACTTGTGAGAAAAAAGGGATGTATTAGTGTTAAATTTTGTGACTGTTTATATATCTCCCGTGATCGTATAGTTTGCCGTGCTGCATTGAAAGGGAATTGACTCAAACCGTTTTAactgaaaagtaaaaaaaaaaaggggggaggggagggagaattttttatttttaatattgaagTGATAGTGGTGTTTTTCTTAAATGTGGATTGTTGGGGTGTTATACTTAAATGTGGGATCGTTTAACTAGAGAAGCAGAAATCGGACCGACCGATTTGTGAGAGATACACAAATCGGTGCCAggaatttgtgttaaaaaaaaaattaaaaaattttaagtacagAAATCGGTGCCAGGAATTTATGTACTTCCACAGTTttgaaaaacaccaaaaattaccatgttaaagtatatcaccacttttacttccataacaaaaaaattagcCGGGGAGGGATTAAGTGATTTAGAATTTAATGCTTGCTGAATATCTTTTTGTTACTTAGGTCTATACTCatgtattttaatttctttattttttttcttcgttTGTTTTTAAGAAAATCTTCGGTAATCCACGCTCTTATGGCATAGCCATCAAGTTACTaggattagaaaaataaaattcaatcacataaaaaattcaaatacaGATATTAGAGTTCTAAAATCACTATATATAATCATTTTTATTCCATCTTCCCACACTATCATATGATATCTAATAGTCCTAGCTATGGCATGAGCCATTATTCCATTGCAATGTCTAGGAATGACAAGTGAGTAGTGAGGTTACACTTTTTGTTTATTATCCATTGTTATCACATTTTAAGGCCTTTTTTGTACATTTAGAtatattaattcaaagaatatgTTACGTATACACAAAAATAAGTCACTAAAAACAGTCAttcgtataaaatatatgttgaaatataaatatacattaaaaataaattaaaccacacatatatttatatacaaatatgttagtgactgattttagtaattaattttagtgtacgAATAGTATTTTTGTTAATTCAATGATGTATATATACGAAAACTAATCCTAAACAGATAAagtaataaataaaagtaaaagctaAAACTAACAAGTACATTTTATAACTTGCATTAATTAGATATGTATATATGGGGGCAAAGAGAAAAGGTAGAAGAAGGATCGGAGCAGGGGAAATAAATATGAACAGGAGGGTGAGCTACTTCCTAAAAGTGAAAAGAGACATATTAAGGCAAGAAACTTGTGTTTCTTTGTATTGTGCCCCCCTTATGCCTAAAGAAACCTTTATTATTTTATAGGAAGCACGGTGAAGAAATCTCAACAAGCACAAAAAAGAGAAGCCCCTAAGGCCTAAACCATAATTTTAGTGGTCCTTCTTCTAAAGCATGTTATCAAAAGAGAGATAAAGTATAGCCATATTGATGTCAAAACTATGCCTTTGAACTTGCCCCATATGATCGTAATTGACAAGCTTATGAGAAACAACAACACTCCAATAATGCACCGGAACGTTTTGTAACTCTCCAATAATTGATGATCTTTGTTGTTGGGATTAACGTGCTTGGATGTGTCCTTTGATTTTGATACAGGGGAGCACAATTCAAGAGCCTTCTTCGTTTTGGTGTCCGTAGAACTACTTGGTGATGAACTTGATGATGAGTAAACCGGAAAGCATCCCTTTGATGATCCAAAATGATTTTTGTGTTGAGCCCTTTTGTTCtgcaaggatatatatatatatataatatcaatTATTCAAGATAAActgcatttttttttattgttaagaATAGTAGGAATGAAAATTATCTAAGGAGCTTAGACTAACCAATAGTGTTTCAAAGAGCAGCACAGCTTTAATCACCTTAGCAAGCTTTCGTTTTGGAGGGTTTGACTGAGTAACATTAATCCAATCCTCTTCATGCTTCTCTGAAATGGCGGGGACACACGAAAAACGACGACTAGACGAGCGATCGACGACGGTGGTTTTAGGCTCTAGCATGGAATCAATGTCCACAACGGGGCGGATACAGGTAAAGAACTTGTTCTTTGAGCCTTTCTTCTTCATGTTTATTTATTGTTGTGCAAGACAAGCTTAGAAGCTAAGAGAGTATAATGGAGATGACAAGGGTTACATACAAGAGTTAGAAATggagttatatataattaaaaagggGGAGGAATTGAAGGacgaaaagaaagaggaagaggtaCGGTTTTGTATTTAATGTGAGGCATTTTGTGGAGATGAAAACTGTGAGAAGGCCTGCAAATTATGTCTCATTTGGTGAAGTGAACAAAAAGTACAAACACTTGAGACTAAGCACTCTTATAAGGTTGGCAATTGGCATGCATGTGTGACTTTAatgaaatatataaatatagaaaTATGCAGAGATATTTAATTTGATAACACTGagataaagattaaaaaaaaaaagaagacgcCGATGATGATATTATATCTCTATTTATCTTATGATATCTGTGTATCAAAGTCTACTAATTAGTTTCAAACTTTGTGAGTGtgggttaaaacttaaaagtgtAGTGGGGgcaaagggaaaaagaaaaaaaggcaaTGCAACTTTGGGGCCACCCGTGATGGATAAATACACCATTTTAAAAGATTAAGTGTAAATAATAAAGGATGAACCTATCTAACTCTCAGAGGGGAGGTACCTGAAGTTAATGCAAGGTGTGCATAAAGCTAAGGTATATATGGATAAGAGATTTATTTCCCGTAAtactagaaaaacaaaaaaactaatttaaattgatttattGTAAGTAGATTATGCATggcataaaaaatttataaaatcaaactatttttataaaaaaaattgtagaaTGACAAAAGTTTTTAACTAAAAAGATCAAGGTATctgtagataaaaaatcaaataataagatttttagttattatttttatatgaaaaagtctaactttttattaataattaattttaacattcgctatctaaaatttaaaacaatttaacgtgtatacttttatatttaattaggtGTTAACTGTTAAGTTTGTTatacaaatagaaataattaatttttatac
The DNA window shown above is from Arachis ipaensis cultivar K30076 chromosome B08, Araip1.1, whole genome shotgun sequence and carries:
- the LOC107612239 gene encoding uncharacterized protein LOC107612239 isoform X1; amino-acid sequence: MKKKGSKNKFFTCIRPVVDIDSMLEPKTTVVDRSSSRRFSCVPAISEKHEEDWINVTQSNPPKRKLAKVIKAVLLFETLLNKRAQHKNHFGSSKGCFPVYSSSSSSPSSSTDTKTKKALELCSPVSKSKDTSKHVNPNNKDHQLLESYKTFRCIIGVLLFLISLSITIIWGKFKGIVLTSIWLYFISLLITCFRRRTTKIMV
- the LOC107612239 gene encoding uncharacterized protein LOC107612239 isoform X2, whose amino-acid sequence is MKKKGSKNKFFTCIRPVVDIDSMLEPKTTVVDRSSSRRFSCVPAISEKHEEDWINVTQSNPPKRKLAKNKRAQHKNHFGSSKGCFPVYSSSSSSPSSSTDTKTKKALELCSPVSKSKDTSKHVNPNNKDHQLLESYKTFRCIIGVLLFLISLSITIIWGKFKGIVLTSIWLYFISLLITCFRRRTTKIMV